One segment of Calditrichota bacterium DNA contains the following:
- a CDS encoding EutN/CcmL family microcompartment protein: MILAKVVGTVVSTRKEESMEGLKFLVLRQVDLEGKEKDGFVVAADAVGAGLNEMVLYASGSSARQTIQTDKRPCDAVVMAIVDNWEVGGKIRYKKGVND; the protein is encoded by the coding sequence ATGATATTGGCCAAAGTCGTTGGAACGGTGGTTTCCACACGCAAGGAAGAAAGTATGGAGGGACTGAAATTTCTCGTCTTGCGTCAGGTGGACCTGGAAGGAAAAGAGAAGGACGGTTTCGTTGTGGCAGCCGATGCCGTAGGCGCCGGACTCAATGAAATGGTTCTGTACGCCAGTGGAAGTTCTGCCCGTCAGACCATTCAAACGGACAAGCGCCCCTGTGATGCCGTGGTGATGGCCATCGTAGACAACTGGGAAGTGGGCGGTAAAATCCGGTACAAGAAAGGCGTAAACGACTGA
- a CDS encoding BMC domain-containing protein, with translation MAEALGMIETRSFPAVVEAADAMVKAAKVELVSYEKTGGGYVSVVIRGDVAAVKAACDAGRAGAARVGEIVAIHIIARPHPNVDAVLPLGRTKEGKAEMTRTAK, from the coding sequence ATGGCAGAAGCATTAGGAATGATTGAAACCAGAAGTTTTCCGGCAGTTGTTGAAGCGGCCGATGCAATGGTAAAGGCGGCGAAGGTAGAATTGGTCAGTTACGAAAAAACAGGCGGGGGGTACGTAAGTGTCGTGATCCGGGGCGATGTGGCAGCCGTTAAGGCGGCGTGCGATGCGGGTCGGGCAGGTGCGGCACGTGTGGGCGAAATTGTAGCCATCCACATTATTGCACGTCCGCATCCAAACGTAGATGCCGTTCTGCCGTTGGGTCGAACCAAAGAGGGAAAAGCCGAAATGACCCGGACGGCCAAATAG
- the deoC gene encoding deoxyribose-phosphate aldolase has product MSAQKERVIALGSDHAGFDLKVELKEYLTQNGFRVIDCGTFSKDPVDYPKIAYAVAKKVSDGEADFGIIVDAAGIGSAMAANKVAGIRAALCYDLTTARNAREHNNANVLTLGAGLVGPALAKQIVDVFLSTECTVDRYLRRAEMVNALETGDLSAEDPPAPPKTEIKEDTLLDLTDEDVARIADRIQELLSTEGAVLAGAAQAAYGGSSYPAKTPEMVRDLINLGADRFSHAPGEKAVPQDIAKYIDYTLLKPEATSEDIRKLCAEAREYGFASVCINPTFVPLAARELAGTDVDVCTVVGFPLGAHMPEIKAMEARRAIREGAKEIDMVINIGALKGKEDDWVYRDIRMVVEACEDGSALSKVIIEAALLTDEEKIRACQIAKRARANYVKTSTGFGPGGATAKDVALMSQVVQSAGMGVKAAGGIHSFEEAKEMIEAGATRIGASAGVKIVQEAKSITISN; this is encoded by the coding sequence ATGTCGGCTCAAAAGGAACGGGTCATTGCTCTGGGTTCGGATCATGCCGGTTTCGATCTGAAGGTTGAGCTCAAAGAGTATCTCACCCAAAACGGATTCCGGGTGATTGATTGCGGAACGTTTAGTAAGGATCCCGTGGATTACCCCAAAATTGCCTACGCGGTTGCCAAAAAGGTGTCGGACGGTGAAGCGGATTTTGGAATCATTGTGGACGCCGCGGGTATCGGTTCCGCCATGGCTGCAAATAAGGTGGCAGGTATCCGTGCGGCTCTCTGCTACGATTTGACCACAGCAAGAAATGCCCGGGAACACAATAACGCCAACGTCCTGACGCTGGGTGCCGGGTTGGTAGGACCTGCTCTGGCCAAACAGATTGTGGATGTTTTTCTGTCCACGGAGTGTACGGTTGACCGCTATTTGCGTCGGGCGGAAATGGTAAACGCATTGGAAACGGGTGATCTTTCTGCTGAAGATCCGCCCGCTCCCCCAAAAACGGAAATAAAGGAGGACACGCTGTTGGATTTGACAGACGAAGATGTTGCGAGGATAGCCGATCGGATTCAGGAGCTTCTTTCGACTGAGGGAGCCGTCCTGGCCGGTGCTGCCCAGGCCGCCTACGGCGGAAGTTCCTATCCGGCAAAAACACCCGAAATGGTGCGCGATTTAATCAATCTCGGCGCCGATCGCTTTTCTCACGCGCCGGGCGAAAAGGCCGTGCCTCAGGATATTGCGAAATACATTGACTACACACTCCTCAAACCGGAAGCCACGTCGGAAGACATTCGAAAACTCTGTGCCGAGGCCCGGGAATACGGATTTGCATCCGTGTGTATCAACCCCACCTTTGTTCCGCTGGCGGCCCGGGAATTGGCAGGAACCGATGTGGATGTGTGTACGGTCGTGGGATTTCCCCTCGGCGCCCACATGCCGGAAATTAAGGCGATGGAAGCCCGGCGGGCCATCCGGGAAGGGGCCAAAGAAATTGACATGGTGATTAACATTGGAGCGCTCAAAGGCAAAGAGGACGACTGGGTGTATCGGGATATTCGAATGGTGGTTGAAGCCTGCGAAGACGGGAGTGCCCTTTCCAAGGTTATTATTGAAGCGGCATTGCTGACCGACGAAGAAAAGATCCGTGCCTGTCAGATTGCCAAACGTGCCCGTGCGAATTATGTGAAAACCTCCACCGGATTTGGCCCGGGCGGGGCCACAGCCAAGGACGTGGCGCTGATGAGTCAGGTCGTGCAGTCTGCCGGAATGGGGGTGAAAGCGGCGGGAGGAATTCACAGCTTTGAAGAAGCCAAAGAGATGATCGAAGCCGGCGCCACGCGGATTGGTGCCAGCGCCGGTGTAAAAATTGTGCAGGAAGCCAAATCGATCACGATTTCAAATTGA
- a CDS encoding sugar-binding transcriptional regulator, with product MLNLQTRTSLLVEVARLYYEHGYSQQKIADKLGLSRPTVSRILHQAREEGIIRIQITDPSDRGTVLEDQIRRKFHLKKVIVVPNDGVPDGVLKQRLGRAAADYLDRLIQENTILGISWGTTMQEVANHVRPRPVRGVKVVQLNGGVSRAEYDTRASEVAQKIAEKYQAVPFLLPLPAIVDRAELKDAILQDRNISRTLNLAREASIAMFTVGAFDYDSVLVKADYFDPAEVESLLKNRAVGDICSRIITEDGDICSPDLDARTIGIDLQELHKKPFAIAVAGGAKKARAVYAGILGKHFNVLITDERVAMKLLEFSNNRGTK from the coding sequence ATGCTCAATTTGCAAACCCGAACATCCTTGCTGGTGGAAGTGGCCCGGCTGTATTACGAGCACGGTTACAGCCAGCAGAAAATCGCCGATAAATTGGGGCTTTCCCGTCCCACCGTTTCGCGTATTCTGCACCAGGCGCGTGAGGAGGGAATCATTCGCATTCAGATTACGGATCCGTCCGATCGCGGGACGGTTCTTGAGGATCAGATTCGCCGAAAATTTCATCTTAAAAAGGTGATTGTGGTTCCGAACGACGGCGTACCGGATGGCGTCTTAAAACAACGGTTGGGACGGGCTGCGGCGGATTATCTGGATCGGCTCATTCAGGAAAACACGATTCTGGGAATTTCCTGGGGCACGACGATGCAAGAGGTTGCCAATCATGTGCGTCCCCGGCCGGTAAGGGGGGTAAAAGTGGTGCAGTTAAACGGTGGCGTTTCCCGTGCGGAATATGATACGCGGGCCAGCGAGGTGGCGCAGAAAATCGCCGAAAAATATCAGGCGGTTCCGTTTCTACTGCCGCTGCCTGCCATTGTCGATCGAGCCGAATTGAAAGACGCCATTCTCCAGGACCGGAACATCTCCCGGACCCTGAACCTGGCGCGGGAAGCGAGCATCGCCATGTTCACTGTTGGGGCTTTTGATTACGATTCCGTGTTGGTAAAAGCAGATTACTTTGATCCAGCAGAAGTAGAGTCCCTTTTAAAGAATCGTGCCGTGGGGGATATTTGCTCCCGCATTATTACAGAAGACGGGGATATTTGTTCTCCCGATCTGGATGCCCGTACCATTGGGATCGATTTGCAGGAGCTGCATAAAAAACCCTTTGCCATTGCCGTGGCCGGGGGCGCCAAAAAGGCCCGGGCCGTTTATGCGGGCATTCTCGGAAAACACTTTAATGTTCTCATTACGGATGAGCGCGTGGCCATGAAACTTCTGGAGTTTTCAAATAATAGAGGGACTAAATAA
- a CDS encoding thymidine phosphorylase — translation MNYVPFEIIAKKRDGHALSREEISFFLSEYLKDTIPDYQMAALLMAIYFQGMDGTELQALVDLMIHSGDTVDLSDVPGMKVDKHSTGGVGDKVSLILAPLVASAGVPVPMISGRGLGHTGGTLDKLEAIPGYRTQLTIDEFKNILKKGGFAMMGQTERIVPADRRLYALRSATATINSIPLVAGSIMSKKIAEGIQGLVLDVKTGYGAFFPDPNDSVTLGQTLKMIGERAGLKTEAFITNMQQPLGQAVGNWLEVKESVRCLQGDGPADVMEVTYLLAKWMLLIGGIAADEKTAEKIAKENLLSGKAYEFFLRNVELQGGDPAVFDELDEYPLPDPIEIRAAQTGFVQEVNALEIGMASVVAGAGRNRMEDAVDPGAGILLKKKIGDFVEAGEPVALLYTRLSDSRTIVERIQQAFDIGEEKTDPLGLIQGRITLEGVEPV, via the coding sequence GTGAATTACGTTCCGTTTGAAATTATTGCAAAGAAAAGAGATGGACACGCGTTGTCGCGTGAAGAAATTAGCTTTTTCCTGTCTGAATATTTAAAGGATACCATCCCGGATTACCAGATGGCCGCCCTGCTGATGGCCATCTATTTTCAGGGAATGGACGGCACAGAACTGCAGGCATTGGTGGATTTGATGATTCACTCCGGCGATACCGTTGATCTGTCCGATGTTCCCGGAATGAAGGTGGATAAACACAGTACCGGAGGTGTGGGCGATAAGGTGTCGCTGATATTAGCCCCGCTTGTGGCTTCGGCAGGCGTCCCGGTGCCCATGATTTCAGGGCGGGGGTTGGGCCACACGGGGGGAACGCTCGATAAGTTGGAGGCGATTCCCGGCTACCGAACACAGCTCACAATCGATGAATTCAAAAACATCCTTAAAAAAGGCGGTTTCGCCATGATGGGACAAACAGAGCGCATTGTCCCCGCCGACCGCCGTTTGTACGCCTTGAGAAGTGCCACGGCAACCATTAACTCCATTCCTCTGGTGGCAGGAAGCATTATGAGCAAAAAGATTGCCGAGGGGATTCAGGGCCTGGTGCTGGATGTCAAGACCGGGTACGGAGCTTTTTTCCCCGATCCCAACGATTCGGTTACCCTGGGACAAACCCTGAAAATGATTGGCGAACGGGCAGGCCTGAAGACGGAGGCATTTATTACGAATATGCAGCAACCCCTGGGGCAGGCCGTTGGAAATTGGCTGGAAGTGAAGGAATCTGTCCGGTGTTTGCAGGGAGACGGACCGGCAGATGTGATGGAAGTGACCTATTTGCTGGCGAAGTGGATGCTGCTGATTGGCGGGATTGCGGCCGACGAGAAAACGGCAGAAAAAATTGCAAAGGAAAATCTGCTTTCGGGCAAAGCATACGAGTTCTTTCTGCGGAATGTGGAATTACAGGGTGGGGATCCGGCGGTTTTTGATGAGCTGGACGAGTATCCGCTGCCGGATCCGATTGAGATTCGTGCCGCTCAAACAGGATTTGTGCAGGAAGTCAATGCTCTGGAAATCGGAATGGCCTCCGTGGTGGCGGGTGCGGGTCGGAACCGAATGGAGGATGCCGTGGATCCCGGGGCTGGAATTCTTTTGAAAAAGAAAATCGGGGATTTTGTGGAAGCCGGAGAGCCGGTGGCTTTACTGTACACCCGGTTAAGCGATTCGCGCACGATTGTCGAGCGAATCCAACAAGCCTTTGATATCGGGGAGGAAAAAACAGATCCTCTGGGATTGATTCAAGGCCGCATTACACTGGAGGGCGTAGAACCCGTGTAG
- the glmM gene encoding phosphoglucosamine mutase, giving the protein MQKLMVSVSGIRGVVGENFNPDTIIQFVAAYGSWLGGGPVVVGRDSRVTGEMVENLVVGTLQSVGCDVIKIGIVPTPTVQLAIENLKAKGGIAITASHNPIQWNALKLMNEQGMFLDAEEGQEVIARSKEGVFAWKTWQEVGKVYAYDRAIGDHMKAVLELPFIDVPAIRQRKFKVAIDCVNGAGAVFLPDFLHALGCEIVGLNTAPNGLFPHTPEPLPQNLTVLSNTIRANQLDIGFAVDPDSDRCAIFSETGDPLVEEYTLALAVNFILSKKRGPVVTNLSTTLAIDKLAEKYGVPVYRTKVGEIHVAKKMKEVQAVIGGEGNGGVILPEVHLGRDAPVAIALTLQQLVEFGGTISELHKSLPQFKMVKKKIQIGEMDPDEILNLMKERHKNENLNTEDGLKIISENRWVHLRKSNTEPIIRVYSEAPTAEEAETLADGIVEEIQAIEIA; this is encoded by the coding sequence ATGCAGAAGCTCATGGTCAGTGTATCTGGAATTCGCGGCGTCGTGGGTGAGAATTTTAATCCGGATACAATTATTCAATTTGTGGCGGCTTACGGTTCATGGCTGGGCGGCGGTCCGGTTGTTGTGGGGCGTGATTCCCGTGTAACCGGGGAAATGGTGGAAAACCTTGTGGTGGGTACCCTCCAGTCCGTTGGGTGTGACGTCATCAAAATCGGAATCGTTCCCACACCAACGGTACAACTGGCCATCGAAAACCTGAAGGCCAAGGGGGGAATTGCCATTACCGCTTCCCACAACCCGATTCAATGGAACGCCCTGAAATTGATGAATGAACAGGGTATGTTTCTGGATGCTGAGGAGGGACAGGAAGTGATTGCCCGCTCAAAGGAAGGGGTGTTTGCGTGGAAAACCTGGCAAGAGGTGGGGAAGGTGTACGCCTACGACCGGGCCATCGGCGATCACATGAAAGCGGTTCTGGAGCTTCCGTTCATCGATGTTCCGGCCATCCGTCAACGGAAATTTAAAGTGGCCATTGATTGCGTGAACGGGGCGGGGGCCGTGTTTTTGCCCGATTTTTTGCATGCCCTTGGCTGCGAAATTGTGGGACTCAATACCGCTCCAAACGGCCTGTTCCCCCACACGCCGGAGCCGCTTCCTCAGAATTTAACGGTTCTTTCGAATACCATTCGTGCCAATCAGTTGGATATCGGGTTTGCCGTGGATCCTGATTCGGATCGGTGTGCAATTTTTTCCGAGACGGGAGATCCCCTGGTGGAGGAGTACACACTGGCTCTGGCCGTGAATTTTATTCTTTCAAAAAAGAGGGGGCCCGTGGTGACCAATTTGTCCACCACGCTGGCCATTGACAAACTTGCGGAAAAGTACGGCGTCCCGGTTTACCGGACAAAGGTTGGGGAAATTCATGTGGCCAAAAAAATGAAAGAGGTGCAGGCCGTTATCGGCGGCGAAGGAAATGGCGGGGTTATTCTACCCGAGGTGCATCTGGGCCGGGATGCGCCTGTCGCCATTGCGCTTACCCTGCAGCAACTGGTTGAATTTGGAGGGACGATTTCGGAGCTGCACAAAAGTCTTCCGCAATTTAAAATGGTGAAAAAGAAAATCCAGATCGGTGAAATGGATCCGGATGAGATACTGAACCTGATGAAAGAGCGCCATAAAAACGAAAATCTGAATACGGAAGACGGATTAAAAATAATAAGCGAAAATCGGTGGGTGCATTTGCGGAAATCCAACACAGAACCCATTATTCGTGTGTATTCCGAGGCCCCCACAGCAGAAGAGGCCGAAACGCTGGCCGATGGAATTGTGGAGGAAATTCAGGCAATAGAAATTGCCTGA
- a CDS encoding sigma-54-dependent Fis family transcriptional regulator, whose amino-acid sequence MKVLIVDDDERMIRALQDILEFKGFSVDLAKDGEEALVKVNQKDFDALVLDIILPKKDGMEVLKEVVTKKPQLPVIVISGHGTIRLAVESTKLGAYDFLEKPLDAERVLITLKNAVEKYRLEKKVHSLIRDSLERYKMIGKSQAIRNIFKTIEQAAPTHGRILIQGESGTGKELVARAIHHLSTRSDGPFVRLNCASIPEELIESELFGYKKGAFTGAGTDKEGLFKAANGGTLFLDEIGDMSLRAQAKVLRAIEEGEIQKLGGVDFEQVDARIIAATNKKLEQLIVEKKFREDLYYRLNVVTIYVPPLRERKEDIPALITHFNKLFSDENNVKRRVFTTDAIILFVEYDWPGNIRELKNVVEYLVVVSDKEVIDQQLAFQAIYRNENYAQKTYFSNRNITLREARESFEKEMILNRLAALNWNISRTAKELGLDRTNLYKKMMRYGIQSH is encoded by the coding sequence ATTAAGGTACTGATCGTTGACGATGACGAGCGGATGATCAGGGCCCTTCAGGATATTCTTGAATTCAAGGGATTCAGTGTCGATCTGGCAAAAGATGGCGAAGAAGCGCTTGTCAAAGTAAATCAAAAGGATTTTGACGCTCTTGTTCTGGATATTATATTGCCCAAAAAAGATGGAATGGAGGTGCTTAAGGAGGTCGTTACCAAAAAGCCTCAACTGCCGGTGATCGTGATTTCCGGCCACGGGACCATTCGCCTGGCCGTGGAATCAACCAAGTTGGGAGCGTATGATTTCCTTGAGAAGCCTCTTGATGCGGAACGGGTTCTGATTACGCTGAAAAATGCCGTTGAGAAATATCGGTTGGAAAAGAAAGTCCATTCTCTCATTCGGGACTCGCTTGAGCGCTACAAGATGATCGGCAAGAGCCAAGCCATTCGAAATATCTTCAAAACGATCGAGCAGGCGGCTCCCACACACGGGAGGATTCTTATTCAGGGGGAAAGCGGAACAGGCAAGGAATTGGTTGCCCGAGCCATTCACCATCTGAGCACCCGGTCGGACGGACCCTTTGTTCGCCTGAATTGTGCTTCAATTCCCGAAGAATTGATCGAAAGCGAGCTTTTCGGATATAAAAAAGGAGCCTTTACGGGGGCCGGAACGGACAAAGAAGGCCTTTTTAAAGCGGCCAACGGCGGAACCCTTTTTCTGGATGAGATCGGCGATATGAGTCTGCGGGCTCAGGCCAAAGTGCTTCGCGCTATTGAGGAGGGCGAAATCCAGAAATTGGGGGGAGTTGATTTTGAACAGGTAGATGCCCGAATTATTGCCGCCACAAATAAAAAATTGGAGCAGTTGATTGTTGAGAAGAAATTTCGGGAAGATTTGTATTATCGATTGAATGTGGTTACGATCTATGTGCCCCCCCTGCGCGAAAGGAAAGAGGATATTCCGGCCTTAATTACGCATTTTAATAAACTTTTTTCGGATGAAAACAATGTGAAGCGTCGCGTCTTTACGACCGACGCCATCATTTTATTTGTTGAATACGACTGGCCCGGAAATATTCGGGAACTCAAAAATGTTGTTGAATATCTGGTGGTAGTAAGCGATAAAGAGGTTATTGATCAGCAACTGGCATTTCAGGCTATTTATCGAAATGAAAATTATGCGCAGAAGACCTATTTTTCAAACCGAAATATCACATTGAGGGAGGCCCGTGAAAGTTTTGAGAAAGAGATGATTCTCAATCGCCTGGCGGCCCTGAACTGGAATATTTCGAGAACAGCCAAAGAATTGGGACTGGATCGAACCAATCTTTATAAAAAAATGATGCGTTACGGTATTCAATCCCACTAA